DNA from Candidatus Stoquefichus sp. SB1:
CTGACAATGATTTTCCCAATTTGAGGTTTACGATAAGGTGGTAATTCTAAAGTGAATGAAGAAGGAATCCCTTTGAGTAATGTTTTAGAAAGATACTTTGTAACAATAAAAGTCATGACAATACCAAGCAGAATAATTCCAGTCAAAAAGATAGCTGATAAAACAGAAGAGAAAAGTCCTGCTGAACTTACAAAAAACATAGTAATAATTGCAATTAAAGTTGGAAAACGACCATTACATGGAACAAAGTTGTTAGTAATAATCGCAAGTAATCGTTCACGAGGTGAGTCAATAATACGACAACCTATGACACCCGCAGCATTACAGCCAAATCCCATACACATTGTGAGAGCTTGTTTTCCACACGCATGACAGCATTTAAATGGTTTATCAAGATTATATGCAATACGTGGAAGATAACCAACATCTTCAAGAAGGGTAAAGAGTGGAAAGAAGATTGCCATTGGAGGTAACATGACAGAAACTACCCAGGCAAGTACTCTATAAATTCCAAGCACCAATACACCATGTAACCATGCAGGTGCATGAATATACATAAAGAAATCAGTGAGTCTATCTTGGATATAAAAGAGAATATCAGATAAGAATTGAGATGGATAATTGGCACCAGTCATGGTAATCCAGAATATAATAGCAAGTAAGGCAAGCATAATTGGATAACCTGTAAAGCGACTGGTTAGAATATGGTCGATTTTGCGATCTTTTTGATTGTAAGAGGCATCTTCATATGTGACAACATCTTGACATATATCTTCAGCGACGTGGACAAGTGATGAGACAATTTGATCTTTAATTTCTGTAGTATCAATATGATGTTTTTGTAAGAGAAGCTGCGCTTTTTCTATTGCTAAAGCAAGATCATCTTGTTTTAAGAAGTCACTGCCTAAATGTTTATCTATTTCAATTAATAAAGAAGGGTCTTGTTCTAATAATTTTAAACTTAACCAACGACTGTTTAATTGCCCCTGTAATTTTTCTTCTAGAAGTGGTTGAATCAATGCAATAGCTTTTTCTAAAAGGTTTGGGTATGTGATAGAAATGTGTTCATGATGCTCTTTTGAATCAACAGTATCATCAAGACATTTCAAGAA
Protein-coding regions in this window:
- the feoB gene encoding ferrous iron transport protein B → MKEDIQSNQLKNVELEIIKQSPDAKVIALAGNPNVGKSTVFNNLTGMNQHTGNWPGKTVSNAQGYCSTEKHAYVMVDIPGTYSLMAHSAEEEVARNFICFGHPDLTVVVCDATCLERNLNLVLQTIEISPQTIVCVNLMDEAIRKNIHINLPLLSQKLGVPVISTVARQKKSLDRFLKCLDDTVDSKEHHEHISITYPNLLEKAIALIQPLLEEKLQGQLNSRWLSLKLLEQDPSLLIEIDKHLGSDFLKQDDLALAIEKAQLLLQKHHIDTTEIKDQIVSSLVHVAEDICQDVVTYEDASYNQKDRKIDHILTSRFTGYPIMLALLAIIFWITMTGANYPSQFLSDILFYIQDRLTDFFMYIHAPAWLHGVLVLGIYRVLAWVVSVMLPPMAIFFPLFTLLEDVGYLPRIAYNLDKPFKCCHACGKQALTMCMGFGCNAAGVIGCRIIDSPRERLLAIITNNFVPCNGRFPTLIAIITMFFVSSAGLFSSVLSAIFLTGIILLGIVMTFIVTKYLSKTLLKGIPSSFTLELPPYRKPQIGKIIVRSIFDRTLFVLGRAVVVAIPAGLIIWLMANIMIGDMSLLNHCAEFLDPFAKLLGLDGVILIAFILGLPANEIVLPIIIMAYLSQGTILDMSNLFELKSLLVQNGWTWITAISTMLFSLIHWPCSTTLITIKKETGSWKWSIISFLVPTVIGIVVCFLFAQIAYLFV